Part of the Kitasatospora sp. NBC_00374 genome is shown below.
GACGGTGATGCGGTCGCCGTCGCGGTGGGCGGCGCGCACGGTGACGTGGACGTTGTCGATGAGGCTGTCGGCGCGGGCCTTCCACCCGGCGATCTCCTGGCGGCCGTGGAAGGTGATGCCCACGGCCTCGTCGGTGTAGGTGCCGCCGGCGGTGAACAGGGCGCCGAGCGCCTGGGGGTCGGTGCCGTTCCACGCACGGGCCCAGTCGATGACGATCCTCGGCGGGCGCCGTTCGGCGTCCTGGGCGGCGTGTGCGGTGGTGGCGGTGGTGACGCACAGGGCGGCGGCGGCGGTCAGCACGGCTATGGCACGGGGCGGGCGGGACGTCATGGTGTTGCTCCTATGGGTGCGGGCGCGGGCGCGACTGTGGGCGGGCCCGGTATCCCTGGGATGGTGTGTGTCACGGTGTCAGGACGACTCCGTCGCGACGGTGTGCCACGTTCCTGGCGCACCCAGACTCGTGTCAGGCGGTGCCCACTTTCCAGGCACGACAGTGGCGGGGACTGTTCAACGCTGTCCGCGGCTGTCCACCCGTCAGGAGCCCGAGCTTGTCGCCGAGGTGGGGCAGGGGTCGGCAACGCACGGCGAGCGATGGCAATCTGACGCGACCCGGCCGCCGGCGTCCTGAGGCTCGTCGA
Proteins encoded:
- a CDS encoding nuclear transport factor 2 family protein, whose product is MTSRPPRAIAVLTAAAALCVTTATTAHAAQDAERRPPRIVIDWARAWNGTDPQALGALFTAGGTYTDEAVGITFHGRQEIAGWKARADSLIDNVHVTVRAAHRDGDRITVEAVYSGHLKGAPKPFAVPMTTLLDLDRNGCRITSDQDHYSLTTVLTQSGLPADWTPPAH